The following proteins are co-located in the Nonlabens ponticola genome:
- a CDS encoding PaaI family thioesterase, whose amino-acid sequence MSFYQNLAKTGSKYMAKSTLLKYGFNLSPMYRRSTARITSVTDDLLEIKIKLPISWKNRNYMNSIFGGSMFAAVDPIPMVQLVNLLGDDYIVWDKAAAIQFKRPAREDLYASFTYTMDEVDDIIARVKSQDETEITKIVHLTDGSGNKIYCTVQKTIYIADKIYFKNKRQAKQQEL is encoded by the coding sequence ATGTCTTTTTATCAAAACCTAGCCAAAACTGGTTCTAAGTACATGGCAAAGTCCACGCTCCTGAAGTATGGCTTTAATCTATCACCCATGTATAGGCGCAGCACGGCTCGCATCACGAGCGTGACAGATGATTTATTAGAGATAAAGATCAAGCTGCCTATCTCGTGGAAAAACCGCAATTATATGAACTCCATCTTTGGCGGCAGTATGTTTGCCGCCGTGGATCCTATACCGATGGTACAATTGGTTAATCTGTTGGGTGATGATTATATTGTTTGGGACAAGGCAGCCGCGATTCAATTCAAGCGGCCTGCACGAGAGGATTTGTATGCCAGTTTCACGTATACCATGGACGAGGTAGATGATATTATCGCACGAGTTAAATCACAAGATGAGACAGAGATTACAAAAATCGTCCATTTAACTGATGGTAGCGGCAACAAAATCTACTGCACGGTGCAGAAAACCATATACATTGCAGACAAGATTTATTTCAAGAATAAGCGCCAGGCAAAACAGCAAGAGCTATAA
- a CDS encoding DUF1501 domain-containing protein encodes MCNTDKNKKHQDPNSTAHHQEHEAWNRRAFLQAIGIAGAGSIALGTSKVSAAVVSPITKALNESDNGRSLVLIRLKGGNDGLNTIVPLFDYDSYAAVRPNIALGRSSLHRLNDDFGLPDFMQPLQSLWGDGKMKVVHGVGYEDASLSHFRASDIWASTVADEEVETGWLGRYYDQQLPNFLLEPPDIPPAIQIGSLGNLAFEGLDANYAFSVADPQQLYSLAQNGWQHDVNDVPDCTYGSQLAYLRSTTNTTFKYAGVINNAYEASNTQADYENNSIAEQFSIVARLLKGNLGTKIYMVTLDGLDTHADQTDRHARQMSRLTNAIDAFYKDLESYGNQDEVLCMTISEFGRRVEQNGSQGTDHGTAAPMMLFGGGLQGNGFIGNHPSLTDLDQNGNMFHDRDFRDIYSTVLTDWLCIPQAAVNQAMYNTAYENVSLGFNCNTASAPSFNDIAFKHVMMTRGSQNILRIEQESGARLKISIYNMLGQFVGQVANEFYMPGRHEFDVKASLKQRLATGQYLYKIETNGNSYSSQFVSY; translated from the coding sequence ATGTGTAATACAGATAAAAACAAAAAACATCAAGACCCTAACTCAACAGCTCACCATCAGGAGCATGAGGCGTGGAATCGCAGGGCATTTTTACAAGCTATAGGAATTGCAGGTGCTGGTAGCATCGCGTTGGGAACCTCCAAGGTTTCTGCAGCTGTGGTTTCTCCCATCACAAAAGCGCTTAATGAAAGCGACAACGGTAGGTCACTAGTTCTTATTAGACTTAAAGGTGGTAATGACGGCCTCAATACGATCGTTCCTCTATTTGATTATGACAGCTATGCTGCTGTACGACCCAATATCGCGCTGGGTCGCAGTAGTTTGCATAGACTTAATGATGATTTTGGGTTACCAGATTTCATGCAGCCGTTGCAATCGCTTTGGGGTGATGGTAAAATGAAGGTAGTCCATGGCGTTGGTTATGAAGATGCTAGCTTGTCACACTTCCGCGCAAGCGATATTTGGGCAAGTACCGTCGCAGACGAAGAAGTAGAGACTGGATGGCTGGGTAGATATTATGACCAGCAACTGCCCAATTTTTTACTGGAGCCGCCAGACATACCACCAGCGATACAAATAGGTAGTCTGGGCAATCTGGCATTTGAAGGGCTTGATGCAAATTATGCATTCTCTGTAGCAGATCCACAACAACTGTATTCACTGGCTCAAAATGGCTGGCAACACGATGTAAATGATGTACCAGATTGTACCTATGGCAGTCAGCTAGCTTATTTGCGCAGCACAACAAATACTACCTTTAAATATGCTGGTGTAATCAACAATGCCTATGAAGCGAGCAACACGCAAGCAGATTATGAAAATAACAGCATTGCAGAACAGTTCTCTATAGTTGCTAGATTATTAAAAGGTAATCTCGGCACTAAAATCTATATGGTGACACTTGACGGTCTTGATACACATGCAGATCAAACAGATCGCCACGCCCGACAAATGTCGCGTTTGACAAATGCCATTGATGCTTTTTATAAAGATCTTGAGTCTTACGGTAATCAAGATGAAGTCCTGTGCATGACCATATCAGAGTTTGGCCGGCGCGTAGAGCAAAATGGTAGCCAGGGAACGGATCATGGAACGGCGGCGCCTATGATGCTTTTTGGTGGTGGATTACAGGGCAACGGTTTTATAGGTAATCATCCTAGCTTGACTGACCTAGATCAAAACGGTAATATGTTTCATGACCGTGACTTTAGGGATATTTATAGCACGGTACTTACAGACTGGTTGTGCATACCGCAAGCCGCCGTTAACCAAGCCATGTACAACACTGCCTATGAGAATGTAAGCCTGGGATTCAATTGCAATACGGCCAGCGCACCATCATTCAATGATATTGCTTTTAAACACGTGATGATGACACGTGGCAGCCAAAACATCTTGAGAATAGAGCAAGAAAGCGGCGCAAGATTAAAGATATCCATCTATAATATGCTGGGTCAATTCGTGGGTCAAGTAGCAAATGAATTTTACATGCCAGGCAGGCATGAATTTGATGTCAAGGCCTCGCTCAAACAAAGATTAGCTACTGGGCAGTATCTTTATAAGATAGAAACCAATGGTAATTCATACTCCAGCCAGTTTGTGTCTTACTAG
- a CDS encoding DUF1800 domain-containing protein, with protein sequence METLNPCNTGTLEVYVPSDSQPWNIQRVRHISRRLGYGMSVNQELDALDIQPQMYIDNWISRSINYSHTPAPEWGYWDRNDYNDYQEERFPKITEWRLQVIKDLLSTELKGKMVTFWHNHFVTRVEDYNAPSWMFQYYRLLQENTFGNFKDFVKEIGKSPAMLVFLDGRRNRKNNPNENYARELFELFTLGEDNGYTQQDIVEASRALTGYTNVRELGGTITFDESKFDSGEKTIFGVTANFDHDSLIDLIFQERADEVAKFIVTKIYHHFVSPASPDEFIIDELATVFKSADWELEPVYRKLFKSEHFFDDAAMAAMIKSPFDYTLAFINEIQTPLIDQELQVVGYFASILGQTYFDPIDVAGWQGDRDWINSSTITGRWSAAEYIMWMTWDRDKELLRNIALANSDSIDDVEQITRDVVNRFLPDTLFTQSDYELAATTFKGDVPQNYFDERQWNLNWSSVPYQMTLLLRHLFRMPEFQLK encoded by the coding sequence ATGGAGACCCTTAATCCCTGTAATACTGGTACCTTAGAAGTCTATGTGCCTAGCGATTCTCAACCCTGGAATATCCAGCGCGTACGGCACATATCCAGGCGACTAGGTTACGGTATGTCCGTCAATCAAGAACTTGATGCCCTTGATATTCAACCTCAAATGTACATTGATAATTGGATAAGTAGATCCATCAATTATAGCCATACACCAGCGCCAGAATGGGGTTACTGGGATCGCAATGATTACAATGACTATCAAGAAGAGCGTTTTCCTAAAATCACAGAATGGCGATTGCAAGTGATCAAGGACCTGCTTAGTACAGAGCTTAAAGGCAAAATGGTCACCTTCTGGCACAATCATTTTGTCACTAGGGTAGAGGACTACAATGCGCCTAGCTGGATGTTTCAATATTACAGATTACTGCAGGAAAATACATTTGGTAATTTTAAAGACTTTGTCAAGGAAATAGGTAAGAGCCCAGCCATGCTGGTTTTTCTGGATGGGCGACGCAATAGAAAGAACAACCCTAATGAAAATTATGCTCGAGAGTTATTTGAACTCTTTACATTAGGAGAAGATAATGGCTATACCCAGCAAGATATTGTAGAGGCCTCTAGAGCGTTGACTGGCTATACTAACGTGAGGGAATTAGGTGGTACGATAACTTTTGATGAGAGCAAATTTGACTCTGGAGAAAAAACCATTTTTGGGGTCACGGCAAACTTTGATCATGATTCCTTAATTGATCTCATCTTTCAAGAGCGAGCTGATGAGGTGGCAAAATTTATTGTGACTAAGATTTACCATCATTTTGTAAGTCCAGCCTCGCCAGATGAATTTATCATCGATGAGTTGGCAACGGTATTCAAATCAGCTGATTGGGAACTTGAACCAGTATATAGAAAGCTTTTCAAAAGCGAGCACTTTTTCGATGATGCCGCAATGGCAGCGATGATTAAAAGTCCGTTTGATTACACGCTGGCATTCATAAACGAGATCCAGACACCGCTTATTGATCAAGAACTACAAGTTGTAGGTTACTTTGCCTCCATATTGGGACAAACTTACTTTGATCCTATTGATGTAGCTGGCTGGCAGGGAGATCGCGACTGGATCAATAGCAGCACCATCACGGGTCGCTGGAGCGCCGCAGAATATATTATGTGGATGACCTGGGACCGAGATAAAGAATTGCTGCGCAATATCGCATTAGCGAACAGTGATTCTATCGACGATGTCGAGCAGATCACACGTGATGTGGTCAATAGATTTTTACCAGATACCTTATTTACACAAAGTGATTATGAACTAGCCGCCACCACGTTTAAGGGTGATGTCCCGCAAAATTATTTTGATGAACGACAGTGGAACCTCAATTGGAGTTCTGTGCCGTATCAAATGACCTTGCTGTTAAGGCATTTATTTAGAATGCCAGAATTTCAACTTAAATAA
- a CDS encoding S66 peptidase family protein, giving the protein MNYLPHKSPQPGSHIRILCTARGTSIEKLAPAIQWLEESGYRVSLGETVGKKHHQFGGTRQERLDDMNNALKDPDVDAIWVARGGYGSIQIVDDLNPELVKTSNTLLLGYSDVTVLHALWQQAGLQSIHTFMPQEWNEKPPQVLNSFLNTIKGKEQTYKLPNADQHAPAIIKAPVIGGNLSVLCSMIGSSTYPSHEDHILFMEDLDELLYHIDRLMTMLERAGKLKNLKVLLVGGMTDMRDHEIPFGKNARQIIEEHTAGVDFPVIFDFPAGHIVDNYSFTLGKMMQIEIGTDLITITQ; this is encoded by the coding sequence ATGAATTACCTACCGCATAAAAGTCCGCAGCCTGGATCGCACATTAGGATATTATGTACTGCTCGTGGGACTTCTATAGAAAAATTAGCGCCTGCAATACAATGGCTAGAAGAATCTGGTTATAGAGTGAGCCTAGGTGAAACCGTCGGTAAAAAGCATCATCAATTTGGCGGAACCAGACAGGAACGCCTCGATGATATGAATAATGCACTTAAGGATCCTGATGTTGATGCTATCTGGGTAGCTCGTGGTGGCTATGGCTCCATACAGATTGTTGATGACCTTAATCCTGAATTAGTAAAAACCAGTAATACATTGCTGTTGGGATATTCTGACGTTACCGTATTGCATGCCTTGTGGCAACAAGCAGGCTTACAAAGTATCCACACCTTCATGCCGCAAGAATGGAACGAGAAGCCACCGCAAGTATTGAATAGCTTTCTTAATACGATAAAAGGTAAAGAGCAAACTTATAAATTGCCAAACGCGGATCAACATGCGCCAGCGATCATTAAAGCACCGGTGATAGGTGGCAATCTATCAGTCTTATGTAGCATGATTGGATCATCGACGTATCCAAGCCATGAAGATCATATCCTTTTCATGGAAGACCTTGACGAATTATTGTACCACATTGATCGACTAATGACCATGCTCGAGCGCGCAGGTAAACTCAAAAACCTGAAAGTATTACTGGTAGGCGGCATGACAGATATGAGAGATCACGAGATTCCATTTGGCAAAAATGCAAGGCAAATTATTGAAGAACATACTGCTGGTGTTGACTTTCCAGTAATCTTTGATTTTCCTGCAGGTCATATAGTAGATAATTATAGTTTTACTCTAGGTAAAATGATGCAAATTGAGATAGGCACTGATTTGATAACCATCACACAATAA
- a CDS encoding YraN family protein, whose protein sequence is MADHNKLGNEGEELAYLHLLKTGYEILTRNYVFQKGEIDIIARKENTIIIVEVKTRSTPDFGDPQDFLKPGQIKRLVATAHHFVEELEENDLDVRFDIVAIIKNKAGTRIEHLEDAFYHF, encoded by the coding sequence ATGGCAGATCATAACAAACTGGGCAATGAAGGTGAAGAACTGGCATACCTGCATCTTCTCAAGACAGGCTACGAGATATTGACCCGCAATTATGTATTCCAGAAAGGTGAGATTGATATCATCGCTAGAAAAGAAAATACCATCATTATTGTAGAAGTAAAAACACGATCGACTCCAGACTTTGGCGATCCACAAGACTTTTTAAAGCCAGGACAGATTAAACGCTTGGTTGCTACCGCACATCATTTTGTAGAAGAGCTGGAAGAAAATGACCTAGACGTGAGGTTTGATATCGTTGCCATCATAAAGAATAAGGCTGGCACGAGAATCGAGCATCTCGAAGATGCTTTCTATCATTTCTAA
- a CDS encoding endonuclease/exonuclease/phosphatase family protein, with product MYKSVITSMLFCLAFAKAVTAQSSQQAKQYKVQTVAFYNLENLFDTEDDTTINDEASPIMEMDAGIREEVYQKKLSNMARVIRKIGADVSQSAPAIVGVCEIENRKVLEDLVNHPLLIDYDYGIEHYNSPDKRGIDTGLLYRKSEFKVLNSASKELLIYDPSDGDRIYTRSPIVVTGLLNGDKISFIVNHWPSRSGGEQRSRSRRNAAAALNKTIIDSLHSVDAMSKIMVMGDLNDDPTNESVKVYIGAKKDREDVKAQMVYNPYEQMYKQGYSTLFYRDAGNTFDQIMMTYPLLNESGVDGYKYYQAHIFNPSFMTNKTGSYKGYPYRSFLGSTFTGGYSDHFPVYVYLVKEVSQETKMIEAMEQVDETIEELKDKQKRKTKN from the coding sequence ATGTATAAAAGTGTGATTACCAGTATGTTGTTTTGTTTAGCTTTCGCGAAAGCGGTAACAGCACAATCATCTCAACAAGCGAAACAATACAAAGTGCAAACCGTTGCTTTCTACAATTTAGAAAACCTCTTTGACACCGAAGATGATACGACCATAAACGATGAGGCAAGCCCAATTATGGAGATGGACGCTGGGATACGAGAAGAAGTTTACCAGAAGAAATTATCTAATATGGCACGCGTGATACGCAAAATAGGTGCTGATGTATCACAAAGTGCACCAGCTATCGTCGGTGTATGCGAGATAGAGAACCGCAAGGTGCTTGAGGATCTTGTAAACCATCCATTGCTTATAGACTATGATTACGGGATCGAGCATTACAACTCACCTGACAAGCGTGGTATTGATACCGGTTTACTGTATAGAAAAAGCGAGTTCAAGGTATTGAATAGCGCATCTAAAGAGCTACTTATTTATGATCCATCTGATGGTGACCGTATCTATACTCGCAGCCCGATAGTTGTCACTGGATTACTCAATGGCGATAAGATCAGCTTTATTGTGAATCACTGGCCATCGCGCAGTGGTGGCGAGCAACGCAGCCGTAGCAGGCGTAATGCTGCAGCAGCGCTCAATAAAACGATTATAGATAGTTTGCATAGTGTTGATGCCATGTCAAAAATCATGGTCATGGGTGACCTTAACGATGATCCTACAAACGAGAGTGTCAAGGTTTATATAGGTGCCAAAAAAGATCGTGAAGACGTCAAAGCTCAAATGGTTTATAATCCTTATGAGCAAATGTATAAGCAAGGTTATAGTACACTATTTTACCGTGATGCAGGAAATACTTTTGACCAGATCATGATGACCTATCCATTACTCAATGAATCAGGCGTTGATGGTTATAAATACTATCAAGCCCACATATTTAATCCTAGTTTTATGACCAATAAAACTGGGTCCTACAAGGGTTATCCGTATCGCAGCTTTCTAGGCAGCACGTTTACTGGTGGCTACAGTGACCACTTTCCAGTTTATGTCTATCTAGTCAAAGAAGTGTCTCAAGAGACTAAGATGATAGAAGCCATGGAGCAAGTCGATGAAACTATTGAAGAGCTCAAGGACAAACAAAAAAGGAAGACTAAAAACTAA
- a CDS encoding carboxypeptidase-like regulatory domain-containing protein, with amino-acid sequence MNQFYSRLLIAVMLLFTSLGTAQELLKGRVIDETTEEPIPGVVVTIKDSQLKVTTDAQGYFVFTRDLQLGDQILVIEANEYITRSIPVVLVEGETVNLDPLYLQVDTIQQEQSVGIISLTENDLSEEDNASNNISGLLQATRDQFLRAAAFDFSATFFRPRGLNSEDGKILINGIEMNKQFSGRPQWSNWGGINDLQRNQTFTMGLTPADNSFGGYGGVQSIDMRATQQRQGTNISYASANRSYQARYMATYKSGLLSSGWAYAIAASRRSGDEGFVEGTLYDANSLSLNVEKKINEDHFINFTGVYAANRRGRRTAITDEIRDLKGIDYNPFWGLQEGAERNSRIREIDEPFFILSHNWNVNPKIKWNTNVSYQFGKIGNTRIDNGGTRLVNVDGQNTFLGGARNPNPDYYQNLPSFFLRNGQDLTDLGRAYRAEQDFIQDGQLNWNDIYEANRILRESGGNSIYIIQEDRIDDNQFQASSIITADLADNILFNGGVSYRKLESENYALAQDLLGGTGYLDVDFFAEETTQITQDQAAQSDIRNPNRIVTEGDRYKYNYVIDANVASAFAQAQFKTNKVDFYVAGNVSQTDYQREGLYENGNFPGEQSFGKSEKVDFTNFGVKGGATYKINGLNFLDLNAAYLTRAPYIRNTFVNARQNNLIVDDIESERSYSLDASYIYRSPIVKARLTGYAIQFKDGNDLGFYFTEDLTGLPADDGAAFVQEVMTDVDRRNMGVELGVEVQVTPTIKLKGAAAVGQNVYTNNPNLYLTSDDFPGQLTFGDGKAQLKNLHVAGGPETAMQLGFEYRDPDYWNIGVTANYFANGYSDISNLRRTANFSQDSDGIEFAGFDEDIARELLRQEQFDDYMLVNVIGGKSWRIDNKFVGFFATINNVFDQEYKTGGFEQSRNSNFRSVQEDQNNPTEVFAPRYFFGNGTTYYLNVYLRF; translated from the coding sequence ATGAACCAATTCTATTCTAGACTTTTAATCGCCGTTATGTTGCTATTTACCTCGCTAGGTACGGCACAAGAGCTATTAAAAGGTCGCGTCATTGACGAGACGACCGAAGAGCCTATTCCAGGCGTTGTTGTTACCATCAAAGACAGTCAGCTTAAAGTAACAACCGATGCACAAGGTTATTTTGTTTTTACAAGAGATCTACAACTAGGCGATCAAATCCTTGTTATTGAGGCAAATGAATACATTACACGCTCCATACCAGTCGTTTTGGTGGAAGGTGAGACGGTAAATCTAGATCCTCTTTATCTACAGGTAGACACCATACAACAGGAACAATCAGTTGGTATCATCTCGTTGACTGAAAATGATTTGTCTGAAGAAGATAATGCCTCTAATAATATCTCTGGACTCTTACAAGCGACTAGAGACCAGTTCTTAAGAGCTGCGGCTTTTGATTTTAGCGCGACTTTCTTCAGACCTCGCGGTTTGAATAGTGAAGATGGAAAAATCTTGATCAACGGTATTGAGATGAACAAGCAATTTTCTGGCCGCCCACAGTGGTCAAATTGGGGCGGAATCAATGACCTACAGCGCAACCAGACGTTTACCATGGGATTGACGCCAGCAGATAACTCCTTTGGTGGGTACGGTGGTGTACAAAGTATTGACATGCGTGCAACACAACAGCGTCAAGGAACAAATATTTCCTACGCATCTGCTAACCGTAGTTATCAGGCGCGCTATATGGCTACTTATAAATCAGGATTATTAAGTAGTGGCTGGGCTTATGCCATCGCTGCTTCAAGAAGATCGGGTGATGAAGGATTTGTAGAAGGAACTTTATATGATGCCAATTCTCTAAGTCTTAACGTAGAGAAAAAGATTAATGAGGACCACTTTATCAACTTTACAGGTGTCTATGCTGCTAATAGACGCGGTCGCCGTACGGCAATCACTGATGAAATTAGAGACCTTAAAGGTATTGACTACAACCCATTTTGGGGTCTTCAAGAAGGTGCTGAGCGTAACTCGAGAATACGTGAAATTGATGAGCCGTTCTTTATCTTGAGCCACAATTGGAATGTAAACCCTAAGATCAAATGGAATACTAATGTTTCTTACCAATTTGGTAAAATAGGTAACACTCGTATCGATAATGGTGGTACAAGACTTGTGAATGTTGATGGTCAAAACACCTTCTTAGGTGGTGCTCGCAACCCTAACCCAGATTATTACCAGAACTTGCCTAGTTTCTTCTTGAGAAACGGACAGGATTTGACAGACTTAGGTCGTGCTTACCGCGCTGAGCAGGACTTTATTCAAGATGGTCAACTTAACTGGAATGATATCTATGAAGCAAACCGCATCTTGAGAGAAAGCGGTGGCAATTCCATCTACATCATCCAGGAAGATCGTATTGATGACAATCAGTTTCAAGCAAGCAGCATCATTACTGCAGACCTTGCAGATAATATCCTATTTAATGGTGGCGTTTCCTACCGCAAGCTAGAAAGTGAGAACTATGCACTGGCACAGGACTTATTGGGCGGTACTGGTTATCTAGATGTTGATTTCTTTGCTGAGGAAACAACACAAATCACCCAAGATCAAGCAGCACAGTCAGACATTAGAAATCCTAATCGTATAGTTACAGAAGGTGATCGCTACAAATACAACTATGTGATTGATGCTAATGTTGCGAGCGCGTTTGCACAAGCACAATTCAAGACCAATAAAGTAGATTTTTATGTAGCGGGTAATGTTTCTCAAACTGACTATCAACGTGAAGGTTTATATGAGAACGGTAACTTCCCTGGTGAGCAATCATTTGGAAAAAGTGAGAAGGTCGACTTTACCAACTTTGGTGTAAAAGGTGGTGCTACTTATAAAATTAACGGCCTTAATTTCCTAGACCTCAATGCTGCCTACCTAACTAGAGCGCCATACATTAGAAACACTTTTGTTAACGCACGTCAAAATAATTTGATTGTTGATGATATTGAATCAGAGCGTAGCTACAGTCTTGACGCAAGTTATATTTATCGATCACCTATCGTGAAGGCCAGACTTACAGGTTATGCCATTCAATTTAAGGACGGTAACGATTTAGGCTTCTATTTTACGGAAGATCTTACAGGTTTGCCTGCTGACGACGGCGCGGCTTTTGTTCAAGAAGTAATGACCGATGTTGATAGAAGAAATATGGGAGTTGAATTAGGTGTTGAAGTACAAGTAACCCCAACTATCAAATTGAAAGGTGCTGCAGCGGTAGGTCAGAATGTTTACACAAACAATCCTAATCTATACTTGACTAGTGATGATTTCCCAGGTCAATTGACATTTGGCGATGGTAAGGCACAACTTAAGAACCTACACGTTGCCGGAGGACCTGAGACCGCGATGCAATTAGGTTTTGAGTATCGTGATCCTGATTACTGGAACATTGGTGTAACTGCAAACTATTTTGCTAACGGCTACTCAGATATTAGTAACTTAAGACGTACCGCAAACTTTTCTCAAGACAGTGATGGTATTGAATTTGCAGGGTTTGATGAGGACATTGCAAGAGAGTTGTTGAGACAAGAACAATTTGACGACTATATGCTTGTCAATGTAATTGGTGGTAAATCATGGAGGATTGACAATAAGTTTGTAGGTTTCTTTGCCACCATCAACAATGTATTTGATCAAGAGTATAAAACGGGTGGTTTTGAACAATCTCGTAATTCTAACTTTAGATCAGTACAAGAAGACCAGAATAACCCAACAGAAGTGTTTGCACCAAGATATTTCTTCGGTAACGGCACAACCTATTACCTAAATGTGTATCTAAGATTTTAA
- a CDS encoding DUF5689 domain-containing protein — protein MKNFSKLFALLAIVSLTFSCVEDDDFGVPDTAPVAVELDGPVVTIQALKSAHEQLVLDRADDAGLDPDSRFDVEAIQAIRENTVLEFGDTDQYVEGYVISSDEGGNFFEELYVQNRPDMATAGMIVSIDVNPLFTKYDLGRQIFVDLENLAFGLENGVYTLGVKEGDQVEKIPASEQDNTIIRSPNVGRLIPTVVSLGDFDESLVGTLVQVQDVQFSRPDVVRDQGPKTYAGEDTDEFDGERQLISCANGASAVFSTSTFADFKSLDLPTGRGDVTAVLTKNFFGDTFNLSINSPEDVDLSNQDRCDPDFLVCNNSDAGTGDQTIFEQNFETIFAEAQLDDQGWTNVNVSGGDERYEDGNFSGNRYIQVNAFGQDDDPMIAWLVTPEIDLDDTSDEAFSFSIQANFDQGGLLEVFITNEYTGDPTTTNWSQLEANIPEGPTGGFASGFTDVDAIDISCVEGEEVNIAFKYTASDPAGTTTRYHIDNLLVTGNDDD, from the coding sequence ATGAAAAATTTCAGCAAACTGTTTGCACTGCTAGCAATAGTTTCATTGACCTTTTCTTGTGTAGAGGATGATGACTTTGGTGTGCCAGACACAGCTCCTGTAGCCGTTGAGCTTGATGGACCAGTAGTAACTATACAAGCTTTGAAAAGTGCTCATGAGCAATTAGTGCTTGATAGAGCAGACGATGCAGGTCTTGATCCTGATAGTCGTTTTGACGTTGAGGCAATACAGGCGATACGTGAGAATACAGTACTTGAATTTGGTGATACTGACCAGTATGTAGAAGGTTATGTGATCTCAAGCGATGAAGGTGGTAACTTTTTTGAAGAATTATACGTGCAAAACAGACCGGACATGGCTACAGCTGGTATGATCGTATCGATAGATGTGAATCCATTGTTTACTAAGTATGATCTAGGTCGTCAAATCTTTGTTGATCTTGAGAACTTAGCATTTGGTTTAGAGAATGGTGTTTATACCCTAGGTGTAAAAGAAGGCGATCAAGTAGAAAAGATTCCAGCATCAGAGCAAGACAATACTATCATTAGAAGTCCTAATGTTGGGCGTCTAATTCCTACGGTTGTTAGTTTAGGTGACTTTGACGAGAGTCTAGTAGGTACTTTGGTCCAAGTTCAAGACGTGCAATTCAGCCGTCCAGATGTTGTGCGCGATCAAGGCCCTAAGACCTACGCAGGTGAAGACACTGACGAGTTTGACGGTGAGCGTCAATTGATAAGCTGTGCCAACGGTGCATCTGCTGTTTTTAGCACCAGTACCTTTGCAGACTTTAAATCACTGGACCTTCCAACAGGTCGTGGTGATGTAACTGCTGTATTGACAAAGAACTTCTTTGGTGACACGTTTAATTTATCCATCAACTCTCCAGAAGATGTTGATCTGAGCAATCAAGATCGTTGTGATCCAGACTTCTTAGTATGTAACAACTCAGATGCTGGTACAGGTGATCAAACTATTTTTGAGCAAAATTTTGAAACCATATTTGCTGAAGCTCAGCTTGATGATCAAGGATGGACTAACGTAAATGTTTCAGGTGGTGATGAGCGTTATGAAGATGGTAACTTTAGCGGTAATCGTTACATTCAAGTAAACGCATTTGGTCAAGACGATGATCCAATGATCGCATGGTTAGTTACTCCAGAAATTGATCTAGATGATACAAGCGATGAAGCATTTAGCTTCTCAATTCAAGCAAACTTTGACCAAGGTGGTTTACTCGAGGTATTCATTACTAATGAATATACTGGTGATCCAACAACAACAAACTGGTCACAACTTGAGGCTAACATTCCTGAAGGTCCAACCGGCGGATTTGCTTCTGGATTTACAGATGTAGATGCAATTGATATTTCTTGTGTAGAAGGTGAAGAAGTAAATATCGCATTTAAATACACAGCTTCAGATCCAGCTGGAACAACTACTAGATATCACATTGACAACCTACTGGTAACCGGTAATGATGACGACTAG